In one Betta splendens chromosome 14, fBetSpl5.4, whole genome shotgun sequence genomic region, the following are encoded:
- the LOC114869277 gene encoding rap1 GTPase-activating protein 2-like isoform X1, which translates to MLRRKRSVSFGGFGWVDKSTVSALTARKQELLTVRNVAVADCPPSPPRTAPPTMKSTHFFDIMEKMEQVPEVAEMKTVPQKQKDDFTPYARIEQVLQRGAPYPQVILPEFGGYWIEDPEPPPHSLESSGRGEKKGGIGEDRLPGDYGYKLEDVSEAARAYRKYFLGRDHLNILCLASRMGNMLLSVRHEEDKEQEILHVVLRSRVKSVYHRLQVTELLDIPSAPELAKLLSGEAASLRFSPVVYPKASQLILNYDEHQVNNTFKFGVIYQRFGQVSEEEVFRNTEETPAFTEFLQLLGDTVELQDFKGFRGGLDVAHGQTGSQSVYTVYRQQEVMFHVSTKLPFTEGDAQQLQRKRHIGNDIVALVFQEEATPFVPDMIASNFLHAFILVQVEDPCSDNTTYKVSVTAREDVPPFGPGLPNSSTFRKGPEFREFLLTKLINAELSCYKSDRFARLEERTRAALLDSLYEELQRRSQSMLGLGLEDEGRAENGNTHGGLLESIKRAMRGRSISMETMSRAGAGLPTSLSGGGLTQISAESNVKSPVKRRSGIFPRLLSVDSQTEKHNHGSLLSEQRSSDGWQPTPELPSNPSSPEVGQHRHRMHVKESSKIYRSTSSTCMLSIAADDTRLTTTLDRDGPSSPLICRSPTEMRNKNSPRVNLKFRFDKLSHSAAQGH; encoded by the exons atgctgaggaggaagaggagcgtgTCGTTTGGAGGCTTTGGATG ggtcGATAAGTCCACGGTCAGCGCTCTGACAGCTCG CAAACAGGAGCTTCTGACCGTCCGCAATGTGGCTGTGGCCgactgccccccctcccctccccgaaCCGCCCCCCCCACCATGAAG TCAACTCATTTTTTTGACATTATGGAAAAGATGGAG caggtgccaGAGGTTGCAGAAATGAAGACGGTGCCTCAGAAACAGAAG GACGACTTCACTCCTTACGCCAGGATTGAGCAA GTGCTGCAGAGAGGGGCTCCCTACCCGCAGGTCATCCTGCCAGAGTTTGGAGGTTACTGGATTGAGGACCCTGAGCCTCCTCCGCACTCTTTGGAGAGCAGTGGCAGAGGGGAGAAGAAGGGAGGAATAGGGGAAGACAGACTCCCAGGGGATTATGGGTACAAGCTAGAGGACGTCAGCGAGGCTGCACGTGCCTACAGGAAGTACTTCCTGGGCAGG GACCATTTAAACATCTTGTGTTTGGCGAGCAGAATGGGAAACATGCTGCTGTCGGTGAGACACGAAGAGGACAAGGAGCAGGAGATCCTCCACGTAGTCCTCAG gtcTCGGGTGAAAAGTGTCTaccacaggctgcaggtgacagagctgctggacaTCCCCAGTGCACCAGAGCTGGcaaaa CTGTTGAGTGGTGAAGCAGCAAGTCTCAGGTTCAGTCCCGTCGTCTACCCGAAG GCGTCTCAGCTAATACTAAACTACGATGAGCACCAGGTGAACAACACTTTCAAGTTCGGAGTCATTTACCAGAGGTTTGGACAG gtgtctgaggaggaggtgttCAGAAATACTGAGGAGACCCCGGCCTTCACAGAGTTCCTGCAGCTGTTGGGAGACACCGTGGAGCTTCAGGACTTTAAAGG GTTTCGGGGGGGTTTGGACGTGGCCCATGGTCAGACGGGTTCTCAGTCAGTCTACACAGTCTACAGACAGCAGGAGGTCATGTTCCACGTGTCCACAAAGCTGCCATTCACCGAAGGAGATGCACAGCAG CTTCAACGGAAGCGTCACATAGGAAACGACATAGTGGCCCTAGTGTTTCAGGAGGAAGCTACACCATTTGTTCCTGACATGATCGCCTCGAACTTCCTTCACGCCTTCATactggtgcaggtggaggacCCCTGCTCTGACAACACCACCTACAAG gtgtcgGTCACAGCACGAGAAGATGTTCCACCTTTTGGACCAGGTCTCCCAAACTCATCCACCTTTAGGAAG GGACCAGAGTTCAGGGAGTTTCTTCTCACCAAACTTATCAATGCAGAGCTGTCCTGCTACAAGAGCGACCGCTTTGCCCGACTGGAG GAACGCACCCGGGCCGCACTGCTGGACAGCCTTtacgaggagctgcagagacgctCTCAAAGCAtgctgggcctgggcctggaggaCGAGGGCCGAGCGGAGAATGGGAACACCCACGGAGGCCTACTGGAGTCCATCAAG AGGGCGATGCGTGGGCGAAGCATTTCCATGGAGACCATGTCACGAGCTGGGGCAGGGCTGCCCACCAGTCTGAGTGGGGGAGGTCTGACACAAATCAGTGCCGAG AGCAATGTCAAATCTCCTGTGAAGAGGCGATCTGGGATTTTCCCACGACTCTTGAGCGTCGACAGccaaacagagaaacacaaccACGGAAG TCTCCTCAGTGAGCAGAGGAGCTCTGATGGGTGGCAGCCAACGCCGGAGCTGCCATCCAATCCCAGCTCCCCAGAGGTGGGACAGCACAGGCACAG GATGCATGTCAAGGAAAGCAGTAAGATTTACAGATCAACATCCAGCACCTGCATGTTGAGCATCGCTGCAGACGACACACGCCTG ACGACAACGCTGGACAGGGACGGCCCGAGTTCGCCCCTGATCTGTCGCAGTCCTACAG AGATGAGAAATAAAAACTCTCCCAGAGTCAACCTCAAGTTTCGCTTCGACAAGCTGAGCCACTCTGCTGCA CAGGGACACTAA
- the LOC114869277 gene encoding rap1 GTPase-activating protein 2-like isoform X5 has product MLRRKRSVSFGGFGWVDKSTVSALTARKQELLTVRNVAVADCPPSPPRTAPPTMKVLQRGAPYPQVILPEFGGYWIEDPEPPPHSLESSGRGEKKGGIGEDRLPGDYGYKLEDVSEAARAYRKYFLGRDHLNILCLASRMGNMLLSVRHEEDKEQEILHVVLRSRVKSVYHRLQVTELLDIPSAPELAKLLSGEAASLRFSPVVYPKASQLILNYDEHQVNNTFKFGVIYQRFGQVSEEEVFRNTEETPAFTEFLQLLGDTVELQDFKGFRGGLDVAHGQTGSQSVYTVYRQQEVMFHVSTKLPFTEGDAQQLQRKRHIGNDIVALVFQEEATPFVPDMIASNFLHAFILVQVEDPCSDNTTYKVSVTAREDVPPFGPGLPNSSTFRKGPEFREFLLTKLINAELSCYKSDRFARLEERTRAALLDSLYEELQRRSQSMLGLGLEDEGRAENGNTHGGLLESIKRAMRGRSISMETMSRAGAGLPTSLSGGGLTQISAESNVKSPVKRRSGIFPRLLSVDSQTEKHNHGSLLSEQRSSDGWQPTPELPSNPSSPEVGQHRHRMHVKESSKIYRSTSSTCMLSIAADDTRLTTTLDRDGPSSPLICRSPTEMRNKNSPRVNLKFRFDKLSHSAAQGH; this is encoded by the exons atgctgaggaggaagaggagcgtgTCGTTTGGAGGCTTTGGATG ggtcGATAAGTCCACGGTCAGCGCTCTGACAGCTCG CAAACAGGAGCTTCTGACCGTCCGCAATGTGGCTGTGGCCgactgccccccctcccctccccgaaCCGCCCCCCCCACCATGAAG GTGCTGCAGAGAGGGGCTCCCTACCCGCAGGTCATCCTGCCAGAGTTTGGAGGTTACTGGATTGAGGACCCTGAGCCTCCTCCGCACTCTTTGGAGAGCAGTGGCAGAGGGGAGAAGAAGGGAGGAATAGGGGAAGACAGACTCCCAGGGGATTATGGGTACAAGCTAGAGGACGTCAGCGAGGCTGCACGTGCCTACAGGAAGTACTTCCTGGGCAGG GACCATTTAAACATCTTGTGTTTGGCGAGCAGAATGGGAAACATGCTGCTGTCGGTGAGACACGAAGAGGACAAGGAGCAGGAGATCCTCCACGTAGTCCTCAG gtcTCGGGTGAAAAGTGTCTaccacaggctgcaggtgacagagctgctggacaTCCCCAGTGCACCAGAGCTGGcaaaa CTGTTGAGTGGTGAAGCAGCAAGTCTCAGGTTCAGTCCCGTCGTCTACCCGAAG GCGTCTCAGCTAATACTAAACTACGATGAGCACCAGGTGAACAACACTTTCAAGTTCGGAGTCATTTACCAGAGGTTTGGACAG gtgtctgaggaggaggtgttCAGAAATACTGAGGAGACCCCGGCCTTCACAGAGTTCCTGCAGCTGTTGGGAGACACCGTGGAGCTTCAGGACTTTAAAGG GTTTCGGGGGGGTTTGGACGTGGCCCATGGTCAGACGGGTTCTCAGTCAGTCTACACAGTCTACAGACAGCAGGAGGTCATGTTCCACGTGTCCACAAAGCTGCCATTCACCGAAGGAGATGCACAGCAG CTTCAACGGAAGCGTCACATAGGAAACGACATAGTGGCCCTAGTGTTTCAGGAGGAAGCTACACCATTTGTTCCTGACATGATCGCCTCGAACTTCCTTCACGCCTTCATactggtgcaggtggaggacCCCTGCTCTGACAACACCACCTACAAG gtgtcgGTCACAGCACGAGAAGATGTTCCACCTTTTGGACCAGGTCTCCCAAACTCATCCACCTTTAGGAAG GGACCAGAGTTCAGGGAGTTTCTTCTCACCAAACTTATCAATGCAGAGCTGTCCTGCTACAAGAGCGACCGCTTTGCCCGACTGGAG GAACGCACCCGGGCCGCACTGCTGGACAGCCTTtacgaggagctgcagagacgctCTCAAAGCAtgctgggcctgggcctggaggaCGAGGGCCGAGCGGAGAATGGGAACACCCACGGAGGCCTACTGGAGTCCATCAAG AGGGCGATGCGTGGGCGAAGCATTTCCATGGAGACCATGTCACGAGCTGGGGCAGGGCTGCCCACCAGTCTGAGTGGGGGAGGTCTGACACAAATCAGTGCCGAG AGCAATGTCAAATCTCCTGTGAAGAGGCGATCTGGGATTTTCCCACGACTCTTGAGCGTCGACAGccaaacagagaaacacaaccACGGAAG TCTCCTCAGTGAGCAGAGGAGCTCTGATGGGTGGCAGCCAACGCCGGAGCTGCCATCCAATCCCAGCTCCCCAGAGGTGGGACAGCACAGGCACAG GATGCATGTCAAGGAAAGCAGTAAGATTTACAGATCAACATCCAGCACCTGCATGTTGAGCATCGCTGCAGACGACACACGCCTG ACGACAACGCTGGACAGGGACGGCCCGAGTTCGCCCCTGATCTGTCGCAGTCCTACAG AGATGAGAAATAAAAACTCTCCCAGAGTCAACCTCAAGTTTCGCTTCGACAAGCTGAGCCACTCTGCTGCA CAGGGACACTAA
- the LOC114869277 gene encoding rap1 GTPase-activating protein 2-like isoform X2 has protein sequence MLRRKRSVSFGGFGWVDKSTVSALTARKQELLTVRNVAVADCPPSPPRTAPPTMKSTHFFDIMEKMEQVPEVAEMKTVPQKQKDDFTPYARIEQVLQRGAPYPQVILPEFGGYWIEDPEPPPHSLESSGRGEKKGGIGEDRLPGDYGYKLEDVSEAARAYRKYFLGRDHLNILCLASRMGNMLLSVRHEEDKEQEILHVVLRSRVKSVYHRLQVTELLDIPSAPELAKLLSGEAASLRFSPVVYPKASQLILNYDEHQVNNTFKFGVIYQRFGQVSEEEVFRNTEETPAFTEFLQLLGDTVELQDFKGFRGGLDVAHGQTGSQSVYTVYRQQEVMFHVSTKLPFTEGDAQQLQRKRHIGNDIVALVFQEEATPFVPDMIASNFLHAFILVQVEDPCSDNTTYKVSVTAREDVPPFGPGLPNSSTFRKGPEFREFLLTKLINAELSCYKSDRFARLEERTRAALLDSLYEELQRRSQSMLGLGLEDEGRAENGNTHGGLLESIKRAMRGRSISMETMSRAGAGLPTSLSGGGLTQISAESNVKSPVKRRSGIFPRLLSVDSQTEKHNHGSLLSEQRSSDGWQPTPELPSNPSSPEVGQHRHRMHVKESSKIYRSTSSTCMLSIAADDTRLTTTLDRDGPSSPLICRSPTEMRNKNSPRVNLKFRFDKLSHSAAGH, from the exons atgctgaggaggaagaggagcgtgTCGTTTGGAGGCTTTGGATG ggtcGATAAGTCCACGGTCAGCGCTCTGACAGCTCG CAAACAGGAGCTTCTGACCGTCCGCAATGTGGCTGTGGCCgactgccccccctcccctccccgaaCCGCCCCCCCCACCATGAAG TCAACTCATTTTTTTGACATTATGGAAAAGATGGAG caggtgccaGAGGTTGCAGAAATGAAGACGGTGCCTCAGAAACAGAAG GACGACTTCACTCCTTACGCCAGGATTGAGCAA GTGCTGCAGAGAGGGGCTCCCTACCCGCAGGTCATCCTGCCAGAGTTTGGAGGTTACTGGATTGAGGACCCTGAGCCTCCTCCGCACTCTTTGGAGAGCAGTGGCAGAGGGGAGAAGAAGGGAGGAATAGGGGAAGACAGACTCCCAGGGGATTATGGGTACAAGCTAGAGGACGTCAGCGAGGCTGCACGTGCCTACAGGAAGTACTTCCTGGGCAGG GACCATTTAAACATCTTGTGTTTGGCGAGCAGAATGGGAAACATGCTGCTGTCGGTGAGACACGAAGAGGACAAGGAGCAGGAGATCCTCCACGTAGTCCTCAG gtcTCGGGTGAAAAGTGTCTaccacaggctgcaggtgacagagctgctggacaTCCCCAGTGCACCAGAGCTGGcaaaa CTGTTGAGTGGTGAAGCAGCAAGTCTCAGGTTCAGTCCCGTCGTCTACCCGAAG GCGTCTCAGCTAATACTAAACTACGATGAGCACCAGGTGAACAACACTTTCAAGTTCGGAGTCATTTACCAGAGGTTTGGACAG gtgtctgaggaggaggtgttCAGAAATACTGAGGAGACCCCGGCCTTCACAGAGTTCCTGCAGCTGTTGGGAGACACCGTGGAGCTTCAGGACTTTAAAGG GTTTCGGGGGGGTTTGGACGTGGCCCATGGTCAGACGGGTTCTCAGTCAGTCTACACAGTCTACAGACAGCAGGAGGTCATGTTCCACGTGTCCACAAAGCTGCCATTCACCGAAGGAGATGCACAGCAG CTTCAACGGAAGCGTCACATAGGAAACGACATAGTGGCCCTAGTGTTTCAGGAGGAAGCTACACCATTTGTTCCTGACATGATCGCCTCGAACTTCCTTCACGCCTTCATactggtgcaggtggaggacCCCTGCTCTGACAACACCACCTACAAG gtgtcgGTCACAGCACGAGAAGATGTTCCACCTTTTGGACCAGGTCTCCCAAACTCATCCACCTTTAGGAAG GGACCAGAGTTCAGGGAGTTTCTTCTCACCAAACTTATCAATGCAGAGCTGTCCTGCTACAAGAGCGACCGCTTTGCCCGACTGGAG GAACGCACCCGGGCCGCACTGCTGGACAGCCTTtacgaggagctgcagagacgctCTCAAAGCAtgctgggcctgggcctggaggaCGAGGGCCGAGCGGAGAATGGGAACACCCACGGAGGCCTACTGGAGTCCATCAAG AGGGCGATGCGTGGGCGAAGCATTTCCATGGAGACCATGTCACGAGCTGGGGCAGGGCTGCCCACCAGTCTGAGTGGGGGAGGTCTGACACAAATCAGTGCCGAG AGCAATGTCAAATCTCCTGTGAAGAGGCGATCTGGGATTTTCCCACGACTCTTGAGCGTCGACAGccaaacagagaaacacaaccACGGAAG TCTCCTCAGTGAGCAGAGGAGCTCTGATGGGTGGCAGCCAACGCCGGAGCTGCCATCCAATCCCAGCTCCCCAGAGGTGGGACAGCACAGGCACAG GATGCATGTCAAGGAAAGCAGTAAGATTTACAGATCAACATCCAGCACCTGCATGTTGAGCATCGCTGCAGACGACACACGCCTG ACGACAACGCTGGACAGGGACGGCCCGAGTTCGCCCCTGATCTGTCGCAGTCCTACAG AGATGAGAAATAAAAACTCTCCCAGAGTCAACCTCAAGTTTCGCTTCGACAAGCTGAGCCACTCTGCTGCA GGACACTAA
- the LOC114869277 gene encoding rap1 GTPase-activating protein 2-like isoform X4 → MMLHVHCKQELLTVRNVAVADCPPSPPRTAPPTMKSTHFFDIMEKMEQVPEVAEMKTVPQKQKDDFTPYARIEQVLQRGAPYPQVILPEFGGYWIEDPEPPPHSLESSGRGEKKGGIGEDRLPGDYGYKLEDVSEAARAYRKYFLGRDHLNILCLASRMGNMLLSVRHEEDKEQEILHVVLRSRVKSVYHRLQVTELLDIPSAPELAKLLSGEAASLRFSPVVYPKASQLILNYDEHQVNNTFKFGVIYQRFGQVSEEEVFRNTEETPAFTEFLQLLGDTVELQDFKGFRGGLDVAHGQTGSQSVYTVYRQQEVMFHVSTKLPFTEGDAQQLQRKRHIGNDIVALVFQEEATPFVPDMIASNFLHAFILVQVEDPCSDNTTYKVSVTAREDVPPFGPGLPNSSTFRKGPEFREFLLTKLINAELSCYKSDRFARLEERTRAALLDSLYEELQRRSQSMLGLGLEDEGRAENGNTHGGLLESIKRAMRGRSISMETMSRAGAGLPTSLSGGGLTQISAESNVKSPVKRRSGIFPRLLSVDSQTEKHNHGSLLSEQRSSDGWQPTPELPSNPSSPEVGQHRHRMHVKESSKIYRSTSSTCMLSIAADDTRLTTTLDRDGPSSPLICRSPTEMRNKNSPRVNLKFRFDKLSHSAAQGH, encoded by the exons ATGATGCTACACGTCCACTG CAAACAGGAGCTTCTGACCGTCCGCAATGTGGCTGTGGCCgactgccccccctcccctccccgaaCCGCCCCCCCCACCATGAAG TCAACTCATTTTTTTGACATTATGGAAAAGATGGAG caggtgccaGAGGTTGCAGAAATGAAGACGGTGCCTCAGAAACAGAAG GACGACTTCACTCCTTACGCCAGGATTGAGCAA GTGCTGCAGAGAGGGGCTCCCTACCCGCAGGTCATCCTGCCAGAGTTTGGAGGTTACTGGATTGAGGACCCTGAGCCTCCTCCGCACTCTTTGGAGAGCAGTGGCAGAGGGGAGAAGAAGGGAGGAATAGGGGAAGACAGACTCCCAGGGGATTATGGGTACAAGCTAGAGGACGTCAGCGAGGCTGCACGTGCCTACAGGAAGTACTTCCTGGGCAGG GACCATTTAAACATCTTGTGTTTGGCGAGCAGAATGGGAAACATGCTGCTGTCGGTGAGACACGAAGAGGACAAGGAGCAGGAGATCCTCCACGTAGTCCTCAG gtcTCGGGTGAAAAGTGTCTaccacaggctgcaggtgacagagctgctggacaTCCCCAGTGCACCAGAGCTGGcaaaa CTGTTGAGTGGTGAAGCAGCAAGTCTCAGGTTCAGTCCCGTCGTCTACCCGAAG GCGTCTCAGCTAATACTAAACTACGATGAGCACCAGGTGAACAACACTTTCAAGTTCGGAGTCATTTACCAGAGGTTTGGACAG gtgtctgaggaggaggtgttCAGAAATACTGAGGAGACCCCGGCCTTCACAGAGTTCCTGCAGCTGTTGGGAGACACCGTGGAGCTTCAGGACTTTAAAGG GTTTCGGGGGGGTTTGGACGTGGCCCATGGTCAGACGGGTTCTCAGTCAGTCTACACAGTCTACAGACAGCAGGAGGTCATGTTCCACGTGTCCACAAAGCTGCCATTCACCGAAGGAGATGCACAGCAG CTTCAACGGAAGCGTCACATAGGAAACGACATAGTGGCCCTAGTGTTTCAGGAGGAAGCTACACCATTTGTTCCTGACATGATCGCCTCGAACTTCCTTCACGCCTTCATactggtgcaggtggaggacCCCTGCTCTGACAACACCACCTACAAG gtgtcgGTCACAGCACGAGAAGATGTTCCACCTTTTGGACCAGGTCTCCCAAACTCATCCACCTTTAGGAAG GGACCAGAGTTCAGGGAGTTTCTTCTCACCAAACTTATCAATGCAGAGCTGTCCTGCTACAAGAGCGACCGCTTTGCCCGACTGGAG GAACGCACCCGGGCCGCACTGCTGGACAGCCTTtacgaggagctgcagagacgctCTCAAAGCAtgctgggcctgggcctggaggaCGAGGGCCGAGCGGAGAATGGGAACACCCACGGAGGCCTACTGGAGTCCATCAAG AGGGCGATGCGTGGGCGAAGCATTTCCATGGAGACCATGTCACGAGCTGGGGCAGGGCTGCCCACCAGTCTGAGTGGGGGAGGTCTGACACAAATCAGTGCCGAG AGCAATGTCAAATCTCCTGTGAAGAGGCGATCTGGGATTTTCCCACGACTCTTGAGCGTCGACAGccaaacagagaaacacaaccACGGAAG TCTCCTCAGTGAGCAGAGGAGCTCTGATGGGTGGCAGCCAACGCCGGAGCTGCCATCCAATCCCAGCTCCCCAGAGGTGGGACAGCACAGGCACAG GATGCATGTCAAGGAAAGCAGTAAGATTTACAGATCAACATCCAGCACCTGCATGTTGAGCATCGCTGCAGACGACACACGCCTG ACGACAACGCTGGACAGGGACGGCCCGAGTTCGCCCCTGATCTGTCGCAGTCCTACAG AGATGAGAAATAAAAACTCTCCCAGAGTCAACCTCAAGTTTCGCTTCGACAAGCTGAGCCACTCTGCTGCA CAGGGACACTAA
- the LOC114869277 gene encoding rap1 GTPase-activating protein 2-like isoform X3, whose protein sequence is MQNTQMRVDKSTVSALTARKQELLTVRNVAVADCPPSPPRTAPPTMKSTHFFDIMEKMEQVPEVAEMKTVPQKQKDDFTPYARIEQVLQRGAPYPQVILPEFGGYWIEDPEPPPHSLESSGRGEKKGGIGEDRLPGDYGYKLEDVSEAARAYRKYFLGRDHLNILCLASRMGNMLLSVRHEEDKEQEILHVVLRSRVKSVYHRLQVTELLDIPSAPELAKLLSGEAASLRFSPVVYPKASQLILNYDEHQVNNTFKFGVIYQRFGQVSEEEVFRNTEETPAFTEFLQLLGDTVELQDFKGFRGGLDVAHGQTGSQSVYTVYRQQEVMFHVSTKLPFTEGDAQQLQRKRHIGNDIVALVFQEEATPFVPDMIASNFLHAFILVQVEDPCSDNTTYKVSVTAREDVPPFGPGLPNSSTFRKGPEFREFLLTKLINAELSCYKSDRFARLEERTRAALLDSLYEELQRRSQSMLGLGLEDEGRAENGNTHGGLLESIKRAMRGRSISMETMSRAGAGLPTSLSGGGLTQISAESNVKSPVKRRSGIFPRLLSVDSQTEKHNHGSLLSEQRSSDGWQPTPELPSNPSSPEVGQHRHRMHVKESSKIYRSTSSTCMLSIAADDTRLTTTLDRDGPSSPLICRSPTEMRNKNSPRVNLKFRFDKLSHSAAQGH, encoded by the exons atgcaaaacacacagatgcg ggtcGATAAGTCCACGGTCAGCGCTCTGACAGCTCG CAAACAGGAGCTTCTGACCGTCCGCAATGTGGCTGTGGCCgactgccccccctcccctccccgaaCCGCCCCCCCCACCATGAAG TCAACTCATTTTTTTGACATTATGGAAAAGATGGAG caggtgccaGAGGTTGCAGAAATGAAGACGGTGCCTCAGAAACAGAAG GACGACTTCACTCCTTACGCCAGGATTGAGCAA GTGCTGCAGAGAGGGGCTCCCTACCCGCAGGTCATCCTGCCAGAGTTTGGAGGTTACTGGATTGAGGACCCTGAGCCTCCTCCGCACTCTTTGGAGAGCAGTGGCAGAGGGGAGAAGAAGGGAGGAATAGGGGAAGACAGACTCCCAGGGGATTATGGGTACAAGCTAGAGGACGTCAGCGAGGCTGCACGTGCCTACAGGAAGTACTTCCTGGGCAGG GACCATTTAAACATCTTGTGTTTGGCGAGCAGAATGGGAAACATGCTGCTGTCGGTGAGACACGAAGAGGACAAGGAGCAGGAGATCCTCCACGTAGTCCTCAG gtcTCGGGTGAAAAGTGTCTaccacaggctgcaggtgacagagctgctggacaTCCCCAGTGCACCAGAGCTGGcaaaa CTGTTGAGTGGTGAAGCAGCAAGTCTCAGGTTCAGTCCCGTCGTCTACCCGAAG GCGTCTCAGCTAATACTAAACTACGATGAGCACCAGGTGAACAACACTTTCAAGTTCGGAGTCATTTACCAGAGGTTTGGACAG gtgtctgaggaggaggtgttCAGAAATACTGAGGAGACCCCGGCCTTCACAGAGTTCCTGCAGCTGTTGGGAGACACCGTGGAGCTTCAGGACTTTAAAGG GTTTCGGGGGGGTTTGGACGTGGCCCATGGTCAGACGGGTTCTCAGTCAGTCTACACAGTCTACAGACAGCAGGAGGTCATGTTCCACGTGTCCACAAAGCTGCCATTCACCGAAGGAGATGCACAGCAG CTTCAACGGAAGCGTCACATAGGAAACGACATAGTGGCCCTAGTGTTTCAGGAGGAAGCTACACCATTTGTTCCTGACATGATCGCCTCGAACTTCCTTCACGCCTTCATactggtgcaggtggaggacCCCTGCTCTGACAACACCACCTACAAG gtgtcgGTCACAGCACGAGAAGATGTTCCACCTTTTGGACCAGGTCTCCCAAACTCATCCACCTTTAGGAAG GGACCAGAGTTCAGGGAGTTTCTTCTCACCAAACTTATCAATGCAGAGCTGTCCTGCTACAAGAGCGACCGCTTTGCCCGACTGGAG GAACGCACCCGGGCCGCACTGCTGGACAGCCTTtacgaggagctgcagagacgctCTCAAAGCAtgctgggcctgggcctggaggaCGAGGGCCGAGCGGAGAATGGGAACACCCACGGAGGCCTACTGGAGTCCATCAAG AGGGCGATGCGTGGGCGAAGCATTTCCATGGAGACCATGTCACGAGCTGGGGCAGGGCTGCCCACCAGTCTGAGTGGGGGAGGTCTGACACAAATCAGTGCCGAG AGCAATGTCAAATCTCCTGTGAAGAGGCGATCTGGGATTTTCCCACGACTCTTGAGCGTCGACAGccaaacagagaaacacaaccACGGAAG TCTCCTCAGTGAGCAGAGGAGCTCTGATGGGTGGCAGCCAACGCCGGAGCTGCCATCCAATCCCAGCTCCCCAGAGGTGGGACAGCACAGGCACAG GATGCATGTCAAGGAAAGCAGTAAGATTTACAGATCAACATCCAGCACCTGCATGTTGAGCATCGCTGCAGACGACACACGCCTG ACGACAACGCTGGACAGGGACGGCCCGAGTTCGCCCCTGATCTGTCGCAGTCCTACAG AGATGAGAAATAAAAACTCTCCCAGAGTCAACCTCAAGTTTCGCTTCGACAAGCTGAGCCACTCTGCTGCA CAGGGACACTAA